A part of Cervus elaphus chromosome 11, mCerEla1.1, whole genome shotgun sequence genomic DNA contains:
- the RTN4 gene encoding reticulon-4 isoform X4: MDGQKKNWKDKVVDLLYWRDIKKTGVVFGASLFLLLSLTVFSIVSVTAYIALALLSVTISFRIYKGVIQAIQKSDEGHPFRAYLESEVAISEELVQKYSNSALGHVNCTIKELRRLFLVDDLVDSLKFAVLMWVFTYVGALFNGLTLLILALISLFSVPVIYERHQAQIDHYLGLANKNVKDAMAKIQAKIPGLKRKAE, encoded by the exons TTGTTGACCTCCTCTACTGGAGAGACattaagaagactggagtggtgtTTGGTGCCAGCTTATTCCTGCTGCTCTCACTGACAGTATTCAGCATTGTGAGTGTAACGGCCTACATTGCCTTGGCCCTGCTCTCTGTGACTATCAGCTTTAGGATATATAAGGGTGTGATCCAGGCTATCCAGAAATCTGATGAAGGCCACCCATTCAG GGCATATTTGGAATCTGAAGTTGCTATATCTGAGGAGTTGGTTCAGAAGTACAGTAATTCTGCTCTTGGTCATGTGAACTGCACAATAAAAGAACTCAGACGCCTCTTCTTAGTTGATGATTTAGTTGATTCTCTGAAG tttgcAGTGTTGATGTGGGTATTTACCTATGTTGGTGCCTTGTTCAATGGTCTGACTCTACTAATTTTGG CTCTGATTTCACTCTTCAGTGTTCCTGTTATTTATGAACGGCATCAG GCGCAAATAGATCATTATCTAGGACTTGCAAATAAGAATGTTAAAGATGCTATGGCTAA AATCCAAGCAAAAATCCCTGGATTGAAGCGTAAAGCTGAATGA